One genomic window of Malaciobacter molluscorum LMG 25693 includes the following:
- a CDS encoding ABC transporter substrate-binding protein, with protein sequence MSFLFFNILFAQNTKKVSIQFNWKYQFEFAGYIAAKEKGFYEDAGFDVELKEYKHGIDIEKDVQNGISTFGIYDTSIIDNYDKNKPIILLANYLKISPLIFITKRDIFSPKELKNKTISMSTFEFKNSSLKRLLDKFNIKQEDINIKSFGSIKEFMDGKVDAISAFITNEPFILQKNKIEYNIINPSNFEIKTLGESLFSSLSYLKNNTRNIKNFIEATNKGWLYALNNKEEIIDIIYNKYSKYKSKDALRYEAKKIESLMLLDSYNIGEIRQDILSSQLEEAKKTGKIDKNIQLNQLVYSLSKYSKNYDFSKDEISYLEKKDKIIMCIAPNRMPFEEYKNGKYSGIISDFMKFFEKELHIPLLIYPTKSFKDSLDAIKQKKCDIISEVISNEKRKKYLDITKPYLTFPLAIATKNNIRYINSLDDILDDKKIAVGKDYAFSEFLIKKYPNKNFILVNSVEEGLDRVLQDEVYGFIDSLTTLGYRLQNSYFSELKIAGKLDENFDLSIGVRNDQFLLYSIFEKLVQKLEVSTKHEIMKKWISINYENNIDYKFFWKVFIVLIIILFIITYRYREVLDNKKKIQKEREKLREKNNELKKAQIALEESISNFEVLLDSIMEAVLVFKDHNCIDINKVGYKLLGYNSKDEVIGKNLYHHVHDDFVVTLKELLNKDLDFYEIELVKKDGTIFPALVKDRYIYLNNERVKLFTIVDLTELKNKDRLLFKQSKLASMGEMIGNIAHQWRQPLSLISTISTGLKLKIEANLDDKKESIEFLDKLNSTAQHLSSTIDDFRNFFAADKRKEKFSLVSMIEQNLVLLDSIFKTNFINVVLNIDKTLYVNTYKNELTQALLNILNNASDAYKEKKTVEDKYIFIDAYKQNNSAVITIKDNAGGIPENIIENIFEPYFTTKHKSDGTGIGLYMTYQIINEHIYGKIEAFNCRYSYNNRLYKGAVFKITIPLD encoded by the coding sequence GTGTCTTTTCTTTTTTTTAATATATTATTTGCACAAAATACTAAAAAAGTATCAATTCAATTTAATTGGAAATATCAATTTGAATTTGCAGGCTATATTGCTGCAAAAGAGAAAGGATTTTATGAAGATGCAGGTTTTGATGTAGAATTAAAAGAGTATAAGCATGGTATTGATATTGAAAAAGATGTTCAAAATGGTATATCCACATTTGGAATTTATGATACTTCAATTATAGATAATTATGATAAAAATAAACCTATTATTCTTTTAGCAAATTATTTAAAAATATCACCTTTAATCTTTATTACTAAAAGAGATATTTTTTCTCCAAAAGAGTTAAAAAATAAAACAATTAGTATGAGCACTTTTGAGTTTAAAAATTCGTCATTAAAAAGACTTCTTGATAAATTTAATATAAAACAAGAAGATATAAATATAAAATCTTTTGGGTCAATTAAAGAGTTTATGGATGGTAAAGTTGATGCAATAAGTGCTTTTATAACAAATGAACCTTTTATTCTTCAAAAAAATAAAATTGAATATAATATAATAAATCCTTCTAATTTTGAAATAAAAACATTAGGAGAGAGTCTATTCTCTTCTTTGTCTTATTTAAAAAATAATACTCGAAATATTAAAAACTTTATAGAAGCTACAAATAAAGGATGGCTTTACGCTTTAAACAATAAAGAAGAAATTATAGATATTATTTATAATAAATACTCTAAATATAAAAGTAAAGATGCATTAAGATATGAGGCTAAAAAAATTGAAAGTTTAATGCTTTTAGATTCATATAATATTGGAGAAATTAGACAAGATATTTTATCTTCTCAACTAGAAGAAGCAAAAAAAACAGGTAAAATAGATAAAAATATTCAATTAAATCAATTAGTTTATTCTTTGAGTAAATACTCGAAAAATTATGACTTTTCAAAAGATGAGATTAGTTACTTAGAAAAAAAAGATAAAATAATTATGTGTATAGCTCCAAATAGAATGCCTTTTGAAGAATATAAAAATGGGAAATATTCTGGAATTATAAGTGATTTTATGAAATTCTTTGAAAAAGAACTTCATATTCCTTTGTTAATTTATCCAACAAAATCTTTCAAAGATAGTTTAGATGCTATAAAACAAAAAAAATGTGATATTATTTCTGAAGTTATAAGTAATGAAAAAAGAAAAAAATATCTAGATATTACAAAACCATATTTAACTTTTCCTTTGGCAATTGCTACAAAAAATAATATAAGATATATAAATAGCTTAGATGATATTTTAGATGATAAAAAAATAGCAGTTGGTAAAGATTATGCTTTTAGTGAATTTTTAATAAAAAAATATCCAAATAAAAATTTTATACTAGTAAACTCTGTTGAAGAAGGTTTAGATAGAGTTCTTCAAGATGAGGTATATGGATTTATTGATAGTCTTACTACTTTAGGTTATCGACTTCAAAATAGTTACTTTTCAGAGCTAAAAATAGCAGGAAAACTAGATGAAAATTTTGATTTGAGTATAGGTGTTAGAAATGATCAATTTCTTTTATATTCAATTTTTGAAAAATTAGTACAAAAATTAGAAGTATCTACAAAACATGAAATAATGAAAAAATGGATAAGTATAAATTATGAAAATAATATTGATTATAAGTTTTTTTGGAAAGTTTTTATAGTTTTAATAATTATATTATTTATTATAACATATAGATATAGAGAAGTCCTTGATAATAAAAAGAAAATTCAAAAAGAAAGAGAAAAGTTAAGAGAAAAAAATAATGAATTAAAAAAAGCTCAAATAGCTTTAGAAGAATCAATTTCAAATTTTGAAGTTTTACTTGATTCTATTATGGAAGCTGTTTTAGTATTTAAAGATCATAATTGTATAGATATAAATAAAGTAGGATATAAACTATTAGGTTACAATAGTAAAGATGAAGTAATAGGAAAAAATTTATATCATCATGTACATGATGATTTTGTAGTTACATTAAAAGAATTATTAAATAAAGATTTAGATTTTTATGAAATTGAATTAGTTAAAAAAGATGGTACAATTTTTCCTGCTTTAGTAAAAGATAGATATATTTATTTAAATAATGAAAGAGTTAAGCTTTTTACAATTGTAGATTTAACAGAGTTAAAAAATAAAGATAGACTTCTTTTTAAACAATCAAAATTGGCTTCAATGGGAGAAATGATTGGAAATATTGCACATCAATGGAGACAACCTTTAAGTCTTATATCTACTATTTCAACAGGTTTAAAATTGAAAATAGAAGCAAATTTAGATGATAAAAAAGAATCAATTGAATTTTTAGATAAGTTAAATTCAACTGCACAACATTTATCTTCAACAATTGATGATTTTAGAAACTTTTTTGCAGCTGATAAAAGAAAAGAAAAGTTTTCATTAGTTTCAATGATTGAACAAAACCTTGTTTTACTTGATAGCATATTTAAAACAAACTTTATTAATGTAGTTTTAAATATTGATAAAACTTTATATGTAAATACCTATAAAAATGAATTGACACAAGCATTATTAAATATATTAAATAATGCAAGTGATGCATATAAAGAGAAAAAAACAGTAGAAGATAAATATATATTTATTGATGCATATAAACAGAATAATAGTGCTGTGATTACTATTAAAGATAATGCAGGAGGAATACCTGAAAATATAATAGAAAATATCTTTGAACCATATTTTACAACAAAACATAAAAGTGATGGTACTGGTATTGGACTTTATATGACTTATCAAATTATTAATGAGCATATTTATGGCAAAATTGAAGCATTTAATTGTAGGTATAGTTATAATAATAGATTGTATAAAGGTGCAGTTTTTAAAATAACTATTCCACTTGATTAA
- a CDS encoding shikimate kinase, translating into MNKGNIILVGFMGVGKGTIARELVKQSSLFAIDTDDLIESIENRKVKKIFEQDGEQYFRNLEKRCALWLEENVSNTLISTGGGFYKQENLNKIGKVIYLQSSFEGILNRINNSEDAQKKLKKRPLLKNLEEAKKLYDIRVSDYIKVADIIINVENRNIIDITEEILEKI; encoded by the coding sequence TTGAATAAGGGTAATATTATACTTGTAGGTTTTATGGGAGTAGGTAAAGGTACTATTGCAAGAGAATTAGTAAAACAATCTTCACTATTTGCAATTGATACTGATGATTTAATTGAAAGTATAGAAAATAGAAAAGTAAAAAAAATATTTGAACAAGATGGTGAACAATATTTTAGAAATTTGGAAAAAAGATGTGCATTGTGGCTTGAAGAGAATGTTTCAAATACTTTAATCTCTACAGGTGGTGGATTTTATAAACAAGAAAACTTAAATAAAATAGGTAAAGTTATCTATTTACAATCAAGTTTTGAAGGTATTTTAAATAGAATAAATAATTCAGAAGATGCTCAAAAGAAACTTAAAAAAAGACCTCTACTAAAAAATTTAGAAGAAGCAAAAAAACTTTATGATATTAGAGTAAGTGATTATATAAAAGTTGCAGATATTATAATAAATGTAGAAAATAGAAATATAATTGATATTACAGAAGAAATATTAGAAAAAATTTAG
- the hisD gene encoding histidinol dehydrogenase has translation MKIISTQQDDFKEEFDSILARAKTDIKGVSAIVTDIINEIIEEKNEALKRHISKFDKWEVKSDDELLISKEDMKQAYENINDDLKKALHTAYDRIKAYHEKQLPKSWIDFEKNGTILGQKVSAVDKAGLYIPGGKAAYPSSLLMNAIPAIVAGVEEIVVCTPTPNNEVNELLLAACHICNISKAFKIGGASAIAAMAYGTQTIPKVDVITGPGNIFVATAKKLVFGEVNIDMIAGPSEIGILSDKSAKPKYLAIDLLSQAEHDEMASSIMITISEEVAIQTSMEVDNYLKTLSRKEIASKSINDRGAIIIAKDMDEACDLMNEIAPEHLEIMTENPFELLSKVKHAGAIFLGENTPEPIGDYIAGPNHTLPTGSTAKFYSPLNVENFMKKSSIINFSSKAIDELGEACAILADTEGLTAHAKSVRVRLKREK, from the coding sequence ATGAAAATTATTAGTACACAACAAGATGATTTTAAAGAAGAGTTTGATTCAATCTTAGCAAGAGCAAAGACTGATATAAAAGGTGTTTCAGCAATTGTTACTGATATTATAAATGAAATAATTGAAGAGAAAAATGAAGCCTTAAAAAGACATATTTCAAAGTTTGATAAATGGGAAGTAAAAAGTGATGATGAACTTTTAATTTCAAAAGAAGATATGAAACAAGCTTATGAAAATATAAATGATGATTTAAAAAAAGCTCTTCACACAGCATACGATAGAATAAAAGCTTATCATGAAAAGCAACTTCCTAAGTCATGGATCGATTTTGAAAAAAATGGAACTATATTAGGTCAAAAAGTAAGTGCTGTTGATAAAGCAGGTTTATATATTCCTGGTGGAAAAGCAGCATATCCAAGTAGTTTATTAATGAATGCAATTCCAGCAATTGTTGCAGGAGTTGAAGAAATAGTAGTATGTACACCAACTCCTAATAATGAAGTAAATGAATTATTACTAGCTGCATGTCATATTTGTAATATCTCAAAAGCATTTAAAATAGGTGGAGCAAGTGCAATTGCTGCAATGGCATATGGGACACAAACTATTCCAAAAGTAGATGTAATAACTGGACCTGGAAATATTTTTGTAGCAACAGCTAAAAAGCTTGTATTTGGTGAAGTAAATATTGATATGATTGCTGGTCCAAGTGAAATTGGGATTTTAAGTGATAAAAGTGCTAAACCAAAATATTTAGCTATAGATTTACTTTCTCAAGCTGAGCATGATGAAATGGCAAGTTCAATTATGATTACAATTAGTGAAGAAGTTGCTATTCAAACGTCAATGGAAGTAGATAACTATTTAAAAACTCTTAGTAGAAAAGAGATTGCTTCAAAATCGATAAATGATAGGGGAGCTATTATAATTGCTAAAGATATGGATGAAGCTTGTGATCTTATGAATGAGATTGCTCCAGAACATTTAGAAATAATGACTGAAAATCCTTTTGAATTACTTTCTAAAGTAAAACATGCAGGTGCAATTTTCTTAGGTGAAAATACTCCTGAACCAATTGGTGATTATATTGCAGGACCAAATCATACTCTTCCTACTGGAAGTACAGCTAAATTTTATAGTCCATTAAATGTAGAAAATTTTATGAAAAAATCATCAATAATTAATTTCTCTTCAAAAGCAATTGATGAGTTAGGTGAAGCATGTGCAATCTTGGCTGATACTGAAGGTTTAACTGCTCATGCAAAATCAGTTAGAGTTAGGTTAAAAAGGGAAAAATAA
- a CDS encoding DUF2018 family protein, protein MPNYEALFEDENDIFSGTPKSKFFDAIRNANTQIVDDELDKIIEKYAIMELLLSENRSDDFDINRFLEQYLLNNSQKVEEMKKSLYIEFTGEVIQRLDS, encoded by the coding sequence ATGCCTAATTATGAAGCTTTATTTGAAGATGAAAATGATATTTTTAGTGGAACACCTAAATCTAAATTTTTTGATGCAATTAGAAATGCAAATACACAAATTGTGGACGATGAATTAGATAAAATAATCGAAAAATATGCAATTATGGAATTACTTTTAAGTGAAAATAGAAGTGATGATTTTGATATTAATAGATTTTTGGAACAATATTTATTAAATAATAGCCAAAAAGTTGAAGAAATGAAAAAGAGTTTATATATTGAATTTACTGGTGAAGTAATTCAAAGATTAGATTCGTAA
- a CDS encoding polyprenyl synthetase family protein encodes MIELEKVKEQIKNFIIECDDEKCIELLEKLATGKMLRSKLILKIAGINEESIKLCAIVEMIHASSLLHDDVIDEADTRRGQPSVNALYDNKTSIMFGDVLYSKAFTQLTQMPKEIAYTISNAVTLLSIGEMIDVDLTKNFNTSYDKYFDMIYKKTASLIEASAKAAALLAKKDENKFALYGKNLGLAFQMIDDILDITQDSKTLGKPAMLDFVEGKVTIPYLLLFERTEHKDKLKSLYKKELLQEESAWIKQEMINTKALEDSIKQAKQLGHEAIKAVENENDDSLVQIMTAMIEREF; translated from the coding sequence TTGATAGAGTTAGAAAAAGTAAAAGAACAGATAAAAAATTTTATTATAGAATGTGATGATGAAAAATGTATAGAATTATTAGAAAAACTTGCTACAGGAAAAATGTTAAGAAGTAAATTGATTTTAAAAATTGCAGGAATAAATGAAGAATCAATAAAACTTTGTGCAATTGTTGAGATGATTCATGCATCTTCATTATTACATGATGATGTAATTGATGAAGCAGATACAAGAAGAGGACAACCTTCTGTTAATGCACTTTATGATAATAAAACATCAATTATGTTTGGAGATGTATTATATTCAAAAGCATTTACACAGTTAACTCAAATGCCAAAAGAGATTGCATATACTATTTCAAATGCAGTTACACTTTTAAGTATTGGTGAAATGATTGATGTTGATTTAACAAAAAATTTTAATACATCTTATGATAAATATTTTGATATGATTTATAAAAAAACTGCTTCATTGATTGAAGCTTCTGCTAAAGCTGCAGCTCTTTTAGCAAAAAAAGATGAAAATAAATTTGCATTATATGGCAAAAATCTTGGATTAGCATTTCAAATGATTGATGATATTTTAGATATAACTCAAGATTCTAAAACACTTGGAAAACCAGCAATGTTAGATTTTGTTGAAGGAAAAGTTACAATACCTTATTTATTATTATTTGAAAGAACAGAACATAAAGATAAATTAAAATCACTATATAAAAAAGAGTTATTGCAAGAAGAGAGTGCTTGGATTAAGCAAGAGATGATAAATACAAAAGCGTTAGAAGATAGTATCAAACAAGCAAAACAATTAGGACATGAAGCTATTAAAGCAGTTGAAAATGAAAATGATGATTCTTTAGTTCAAATAATGACAGCAATGATAGAAAGAGAGTTTTAA
- the hemA gene encoding glutamyl-tRNA reductase, with amino-acid sequence MSYLVISFSHKNTDIQMREKLAFPNEEDKDRFLKYLTSEKAIKEAIILSTCNRVEIIIYTVSVSYATEIILERLASYSGIEFDDLMQRADVYDNDGAIHHLFSVASALDSLVIGETQIVGQLKDSFRFSLGKGYCHQSLPRALHYAFKCAAAVRTATTLGTGSVSVASTAVLKAKEEVGNKEGIKALVIGAGEMSELTVKHLISKGFKVVLTSRDIKKATILAQTFEENVQVENYANLKRLLNEIPVMITATSAPYPIITQNMVEECNFDRYWFDIAVPRDIDDIESDNLNIFTVDDLQFIVNANMALKAKQAKTAFGIVGKMSAEFFDWLKTLEVEPVLKHLYLRGEEVIDKKVNNAIKKGFINREDEENIRKLCQTVLKEYLHQPSRKIKHLSKNMECDIVLGAVQSMFELKSDSNMLNKYRCDHALNINERG; translated from the coding sequence ATGAGCTATTTAGTAATTAGTTTTTCACATAAAAATACAGATATTCAAATGAGAGAAAAACTTGCTTTTCCTAATGAAGAAGATAAAGATAGATTTTTAAAATATTTAACATCAGAAAAAGCAATAAAAGAAGCGATTATTCTTTCTACATGTAATAGAGTAGAAATTATAATTTATACTGTTAGTGTTTCATATGCAACAGAAATTATTTTAGAAAGATTAGCTTCTTATTCAGGAATTGAGTTTGATGATTTAATGCAAAGAGCTGATGTGTATGATAATGATGGTGCTATTCATCACCTTTTCTCTGTTGCTTCAGCTTTAGATTCTTTAGTTATTGGAGAGACTCAAATTGTTGGTCAATTAAAAGACTCTTTTAGATTTTCACTTGGAAAAGGTTACTGTCATCAAAGTTTACCAAGAGCTTTACATTATGCTTTTAAATGCGCAGCAGCAGTAAGAACAGCAACGACTTTAGGGACAGGTTCTGTTTCAGTGGCAAGTACAGCAGTATTAAAAGCAAAAGAGGAAGTGGGTAATAAAGAAGGTATAAAAGCATTAGTAATTGGTGCAGGAGAAATGAGTGAACTTACAGTTAAACATCTTATATCTAAAGGCTTTAAAGTAGTTTTAACAAGTAGAGATATTAAAAAAGCTACTATTCTTGCGCAAACATTTGAAGAAAATGTACAAGTAGAAAATTATGCAAATTTAAAACGATTATTGAATGAAATACCAGTTATGATAACAGCAACTTCTGCCCCTTACCCTATAATTACTCAAAATATGGTGGAAGAGTGTAATTTTGATAGATATTGGTTTGATATTGCTGTTCCAAGGGATATAGATGATATTGAATCTGATAATTTAAATATATTTACAGTTGATGATTTACAATTTATAGTAAATGCAAATATGGCTTTAAAAGCAAAACAAGCAAAAACAGCATTTGGTATTGTTGGTAAAATGTCAGCAGAGTTTTTTGATTGGTTAAAAACTTTAGAAGTTGAACCGGTACTTAAACATCTTTATTTAAGAGGTGAAGAGGTAATTGATAAAAAAGTTAATAATGCTATAAAAAAAGGTTTTATTAATAGAGAAGATGAAGAAAATATTAGAAAATTATGTCAAACAGTATTAAAAGAGTATCTTCATCAACCATCTAGAAAGATTAAACATTTATCAAAAAATATGGAATGTGATATTGTATTAGGAGCGGTTCAATCTATGTTTGAACTTAAAAGTGATTCTAATATGTTAAATAAATATCGATGTGATCATGCATTGAATATAAATGAAAGAGGATAA
- a CDS encoding proline--tRNA ligase, which translates to MKFSNMFIPTTKEAPKDATLPSHQFLVRGGFVNQVGAGIYNFMPLGKIVLEKIRAVVKEEMDNAGANEVQMGFVTPTSLWEESGRASTMGPELLKFRDRKNTSFVLSPTNEEALVDMVNNRITSYKELPINLYQINTKFRDEARPRFGLMRGREFLMKDAYSFHSTHEDLVREFNLMEKTYKKVYERLGLEFRIVEADSGAIGGSGSKEFMILANSGEDTIAVCDSCDYGANVEAATRKPNKKEALETKEIQKIHTPNCKTIEEVSNFLNIDAYYSIKAVIKKAIYENSSEVVVFFVRGTDELEETKACNAVEALEILDATPEDLQSANLVAGYCGIIDLPKDIKVIVDSELKDDNNVVCGANEQEYHLTGVDLTSLDLTFKDLILVQEGDTCPHCDGKLSYTKGIEAGHIFQLGTKYSSAMNATFLDANGKAQPFIMGCYGIGVSRLVAAVIEQNHDEKGCIWTKPTAPFMVDVIVSNAKKEDELEVGEKIYNSLKENQIETILDDRKNARFGFKMGDFELIGFPYAVVIGKKLKDGMVEIIDRKTLEKIDVSIDEVVSKLIELIN; encoded by the coding sequence ATGAAATTTTCAAATATGTTTATACCAACAACTAAAGAAGCACCAAAAGATGCAACTTTACCATCTCACCAATTCTTAGTTAGAGGTGGATTTGTAAATCAAGTTGGAGCAGGTATTTATAATTTTATGCCACTTGGAAAAATTGTATTAGAAAAAATTAGAGCAGTAGTAAAAGAAGAGATGGATAATGCTGGTGCAAATGAAGTACAAATGGGATTTGTTACTCCCACTTCTTTATGGGAAGAATCAGGTAGAGCAAGTACAATGGGACCTGAACTTCTTAAATTTAGAGATAGAAAAAATACAAGTTTTGTATTATCTCCTACAAATGAAGAAGCTCTAGTTGATATGGTAAATAATAGAATCACTTCTTATAAAGAATTACCAATTAATCTTTATCAAATAAATACAAAATTTAGAGATGAAGCTAGACCAAGATTTGGACTTATGCGAGGACGAGAGTTTCTTATGAAAGATGCTTACTCTTTCCACTCAACACATGAAGACTTAGTAAGAGAATTTAATCTTATGGAAAAAACTTATAAAAAAGTTTATGAGAGATTAGGACTAGAGTTTAGAATTGTTGAAGCAGATAGTGGAGCAATAGGTGGAAGTGGCTCTAAAGAGTTTATGATTTTAGCAAACTCAGGTGAAGATACAATCGCTGTTTGTGATAGTTGTGATTATGGTGCTAATGTTGAAGCAGCAACAAGAAAACCAAATAAAAAAGAAGCCTTAGAGACTAAAGAAATACAAAAAATTCATACTCCTAATTGTAAAACAATTGAAGAGGTAAGTAATTTTTTAAATATTGATGCATACTATTCAATAAAAGCAGTAATAAAAAAAGCAATTTATGAAAATTCTTCTGAAGTTGTAGTATTTTTTGTAAGAGGTACAGATGAGTTAGAAGAGACTAAAGCTTGTAATGCAGTTGAAGCATTAGAAATATTAGATGCAACACCTGAAGATTTACAAAGTGCAAATTTAGTTGCTGGATATTGTGGTATTATTGATTTACCAAAAGATATAAAAGTAATAGTAGATAGTGAACTAAAAGATGATAATAATGTAGTTTGTGGTGCAAATGAACAAGAGTATCATTTAACAGGTGTTGATTTAACTTCATTAGATTTAACTTTTAAAGATTTAATTTTAGTACAAGAAGGTGATACTTGTCCTCATTGTGATGGTAAACTATCTTATACAAAAGGTATTGAAGCTGGTCATATTTTCCAATTAGGAACAAAATATTCAAGTGCAATGAATGCAACATTTTTGGATGCTAATGGAAAAGCACAACCTTTTATTATGGGATGTTATGGAATTGGTGTTAGTAGATTAGTAGCAGCTGTAATTGAGCAAAATCATGATGAAAAGGGGTGTATCTGGACTAAGCCAACTGCGCCATTTATGGTAGATGTAATTGTTTCAAATGCTAAAAAAGAAGATGAATTAGAAGTTGGTGAGAAAATCTATAACTCTTTAAAAGAAAATCAAATAGAAACAATACTTGATGATAGAAAAAATGCTAGATTTGGTTTTAAAATGGGAGATTTTGAACTTATTGGATTTCCTTATGCTGTTGTTATTGGTAAAAAACTAAAAGATGGGATGGTTGAAATTATTGATAGAAAAACATTAGAAAAAATTGATGTTTCTATTGATGAGGTAGTATCTAAGTTAATTGAACTTATAAACTAA
- a CDS encoding mechanosensitive ion channel family protein, protein MDVSVQNVSDLIGLYSLNIALAIVIFIVGKWLASKLTDLTIKILTKTKRVDETLLGFFKNIIYYILMVIVALTALKQLGVDTTSFFAILGAAGLAIGLALKDSLGNFASGVMIIMFRPFKVGDFITAAGVSGTVEEISIFNTVLKTPDNQKLIVPNGSITQSTITNVNANPTRRVDLVIGIGYDDDIKKAKEILENTLKSNELIIQDKGITVAVSELGDSSVNFIVRGWVNTPDYWNVKFDLIETIKTTFDNEGISIPFPQRDVHVYKHKN, encoded by the coding sequence ATGGATGTAAGTGTTCAAAATGTATCTGATTTAATAGGACTATATTCTTTAAATATTGCATTGGCAATAGTTATTTTTATAGTTGGAAAGTGGCTAGCTTCAAAACTAACAGATCTTACTATTAAAATATTAACAAAAACAAAAAGAGTTGATGAAACACTTTTAGGTTTTTTTAAAAATATAATTTATTATATTTTGATGGTTATTGTTGCATTAACTGCTTTAAAGCAATTAGGCGTTGATACAACTTCATTTTTCGCAATATTAGGTGCAGCTGGTTTGGCAATTGGGTTAGCATTAAAAGACTCTCTTGGTAATTTTGCTTCTGGAGTTATGATAATAATGTTTAGACCTTTTAAAGTTGGTGATTTTATAACTGCTGCTGGAGTTAGTGGTACAGTTGAAGAAATCTCAATTTTTAATACAGTTTTAAAAACACCAGATAATCAAAAATTAATAGTTCCAAATGGTTCTATTACACAAAGTACAATTACAAATGTAAATGCAAATCCTACTAGAAGAGTTGATTTAGTAATTGGTATTGGTTATGACGATGATATAAAAAAGGCAAAAGAGATTTTAGAAAATACATTAAAATCAAATGAACTTATTATCCAAGATAAAGGAATTACAGTTGCAGTTTCAGAACTTGGTGATTCATCTGTTAATTTTATCGTAAGAGGTTGGGTAAATACTCCTGATTATTGGAATGTTAAATTTGATTTAATTGAAACAATTAAAACTACTTTTGATAATGAAGGTATATCAATTCCTTTCCCTCAAAGAGATGTACACGTTTACAAACATAAAAACTAA